Proteins co-encoded in one Fusarium musae strain F31 chromosome 3, whole genome shotgun sequence genomic window:
- a CDS encoding hypothetical protein (EggNog:ENOG41), translating into MSDHPVMQVEDKIVPGPSVASNETVVEETAVIRQDVTVITTTDEATGPNSASSSTANPTSPTTTAPRPRLKKDNSTPNMNGPLYMQTAGNKTVLVRRLKRKEESTWKHLSRWFVENQIGLSFNLLALIFLAQTFIPKAREHTHKFFHLSYYSSQSGQYRIGYDDAYFITFCVILFTGLRAATMEYVLAPIGRLQGISNRKNLTRFSEQAWLMVYYTVFWPWGVYIYCTSPHYMSMENLWTDWPNRELDGLMKAYLLCQWAFWLQQMIVINIEERRKDHWQMFTHHIVTTALIFACYTYHHTRVGNFILVIMDVVDLFLPLAKCLKYCGFKKVCDVMFGLFVVSWFIARHVLYIAVCWSIYSDTPRIMPTGCFKGNNENMIGPIDPPVGWKYLVDPFINPEGLVCYNETIKWSFLAPLLFLQVITIGWFTMIVRVIIKVLKGGDAEDVRSDDEGGEEEEEEEFVYEEAQPLEEEVGVEELDLRNWERRSGVKKQASSSGVSLPGHSDRKELLGRIGCEKQVD; encoded by the exons ATGAGCGACCATCCAGTCATGCAGGTCGAGGACAAGATCGTCCCCGGACCTTCTGTCGCCAGCAACGAGACAGTCGTAGAGGAGACGGCGGTCATTAGACAAGATGTGACTGTCATTACAACAACAGACGAGGCTACAGGCCCCAATTCAGCCTCGAGCAGCACCGCCAATCCCACTTCACCAACCACTACTGCCCCACGACCACGACTCAAGAAGGACAACAGCACGCCCAACATGAACGGGCCACTCTACATGCAGACTGCCGGGAACAAGACAGTGCTTGTCCGCCGACTTAAGCGCAAGGAGGAGAGCACCTGGAAGCATCTCTCGCGCTGGTTTGTCGAGAACCAAATCG GCCTCTCTTTTAACCTCCTCGCTCTCATCTTTCTCGCCCAGACCTTTATCCCCAAAGCTCGAGAACACACACATAAATTCTTCCATCTCAGCTACTACAGCTCTCAGTCCGGCCAGTATCGCATCGGTTACGATGATGCCTATTTCATCACCTTCTGCGTTATTCTCTTCACCGGTCTTCGCGCCGCCACCATGGAATACGTTCTTGCACCCATTGGTCGACTCCAAGGCATCAGCAACCGCAAGAACCTGACTCGATTCAGCGAGCAAGCTTGGCTTATGGTATACTATACTGTCTTCTGGCCGTGGGGCGTG TACATTTATTGCACTTCCCCTCACTATATGAGCATGGAGAATCTCTGGACCGACTGGCCCAACCGCGAGCTCGACGGTCTCATGAAGGCCTATCTCCTCTGCCAGTGGGCCTTCTGGCTGCAGCAGATGATTGTTATCAACATTGAGGAGCGCCGTAAAGACCATTGGCAGATGTTTACCCATCACATTGTCACCACCGCTCTTATCTTCGCCTGCTACACTTACCACCACACCCGTGTCGGTAACTTCATCCTAGTTAtcatggatgttgttgatctgTTCCTCCCC CTCGCCAAGTGCCTCAAGTACTGCGGCTTCAAGAAAGTCTGTGATGTCATGTTTGGCCTCTTTGTTGTTTCGTGGTTCATTGCTCGCCACGTTTTATACATTGCGGTCTGCTGGTCCATCTACTCAGACACTCCCCGGATCATGCCCACTGGCTGCTTCAAGGGGAACAATGAGAATATGATTGGTCCCATTGACCCTCCAGTCGGCTGGAAATATCTGGTCGACCCTTTCATCAACCCTGAAGGCCTCGTTTGTTATAATGAGACCATCAAGTGGAGTTTCCTTGctcccctcctcttcctccaagTCATTACTATCGGCTGGTTTACCATGATCGTTCGCGTCattatcaaggtcctgaAGGGAGGCGATGCTGAAGATGTCCGAAGTGACGATGAGGgtggcgaagaagaggaggaagaggagttTGTGTACGAAGAGGCACAGCccttggaggaggaggttggcgTCGAAGAGCTCGACCTCCGAAACTGGGAGCGACGATCAGGCGTTAAGAAACAAGCTAGCAGCTCAGGAGTGAGCCTCCCTGGCCACAGTGATCGAAAGGAGTTGTTAGGTCGTATTGGCTGCGAGAAGCAGGTCGACTAG